A genome region from Pseudanabaena sp. Chao 1811 includes the following:
- a CDS encoding carbohydrate ABC transporter permease translates to MKNKKLKSSSNILNNIPQFIVLIAIATLTVFPLLWLVSTAFKSPTENIFQSVPQLLPSQPTLDNFIKVWKNSRFDLYLWNSFLVASITVILNLLFCSLAAFPLARLDFKGRDPIFWAIVGTTMIPFQITMIPLYILAVQLNLKNTYAGLIFPYVISAFGIFLLRQAFQSVPKEMEEAARMDGCSSMGIWWHVMLPAARPALTTLAVFTFVAMWGDFLWPLVIVDKAELYTLPRGIASLASAFSEDWRLIAAGSAISMLPVFIVFVFLQRYIIPTEASIGVKG, encoded by the coding sequence ATGAAAAATAAAAAGCTAAAATCATCATCAAATATCCTTAATAATATTCCTCAATTTATTGTTTTAATTGCGATCGCAACTTTAACGGTATTTCCTTTACTCTGGCTAGTAAGTACCGCCTTTAAGTCCCCCACCGAAAATATTTTTCAATCTGTCCCACAGCTATTACCATCACAACCCACCTTAGATAATTTCATCAAGGTCTGGAAAAATTCTCGTTTCGATCTTTATCTCTGGAATAGTTTTTTGGTTGCTAGCATCACCGTCATTTTAAATTTACTATTCTGCTCTCTCGCTGCCTTTCCCCTTGCAAGATTGGACTTTAAAGGACGCGATCCCATCTTTTGGGCGATCGTTGGCACGACGATGATTCCATTTCAAATCACGATGATTCCTCTATATATTCTTGCCGTGCAGCTCAATCTCAAAAACACCTATGCTGGTTTGATTTTCCCCTATGTCATTTCTGCCTTTGGCATATTTCTATTACGTCAAGCTTTTCAAAGTGTCCCTAAGGAAATGGAAGAAGCCGCACGAATGGATGGTTGCTCTAGTATGGGAATTTGGTGGCATGTGATGTTGCCTGCGGCGCGTCCTGCCCTGACGACCCTTGCAGTTTTTACCTTTGTGGCGATGTGGGGCGATTTTCTCTGGCCATTGGTGATTGTTGATAAGGCTGAACTTTATACATTGCCAAGGGGGATTGCCAGTCTTGCTAGTGCCTTTTCTGAGGATTGGCGCTTAATTGCCGCAGGTTCCGCCATTTCGATGTTGCCCGTATTTATTGTGTTTGTGTTTCTCCAGCGCTACATTATCCCGACCGAGGCAAGTATTGGTGTTAAAGGTTAG
- a CDS encoding DUF1565 domain-containing protein: protein MKISIRQTSQGSSFQGFYLLPIVILSPSLAIATPVIAQSQVSPSSQSSPQATQNIIYVNPQTGSDRPDQGSNIAPFKTITYAISRAQAGQIIQLAYGTYSNATGEKFPIRVRPNVTLRGNEAEKGKGIAIVGGGTLLTGSGFPQNVAIALADRAELRGVTVTNPNSRGYGLWIENASPAIANNTFIDNQQDGALITGKSAAIISTNQFFRNGTSGLAIEGESSPDIRGNLFQQTTFGMSIRQDATPQITENTFTQNQNGILIQANAKPVLRGNAIINNRNYGLTISDMASPDLGKVNDDGNNTFQGNGTFDVQNVSRNAVALSGNQLDSKRVKGNLQLGNVRQPSNLFANSLATKPTASSPLPNITAPSSPLIKSDRFANINQQLEQQIASSQPMNFAPNLDTPPALVRNASSSLSNNFNSTTQANNPFWYEPVTSVIVRITPKGLNSPIPSNTEISSNLPPVLASPPSGEPVNQPIQIAPLSNTSFTPQNPPKYRVVVPVSSNSGVAQVRQIVPNAFASRLNGYLVVQIGAYSDRRIAEVQVSRLAQQGLSARIETIKP, encoded by the coding sequence ATGAAAATAAGCATCCGTCAGACATCTCAAGGCTCTAGTTTTCAAGGTTTTTATTTGCTTCCTATCGTGATCCTGTCGCCGAGCTTAGCGATCGCCACACCAGTCATTGCTCAATCCCAAGTATCTCCAAGTTCGCAGAGTAGTCCTCAAGCTACCCAAAATATCATCTATGTAAATCCGCAAACGGGTAGCGATCGCCCAGATCAAGGCAGCAATATTGCCCCATTCAAAACGATTACCTATGCTATCAGCCGCGCTCAGGCTGGGCAAATTATCCAACTAGCCTATGGAACCTATAGTAATGCTACGGGTGAGAAGTTCCCAATTCGAGTACGCCCAAATGTGACTTTGCGGGGAAATGAAGCTGAGAAGGGAAAAGGGATTGCGATCGTCGGTGGTGGAACACTATTAACTGGTTCTGGATTTCCGCAAAATGTGGCGATCGCTCTCGCAGATCGTGCCGAACTGCGGGGCGTAACTGTAACAAATCCTAACTCTAGAGGTTATGGGCTATGGATTGAGAATGCTAGTCCTGCGATCGCTAATAATACCTTTATCGATAATCAGCAAGATGGCGCATTAATTACGGGTAAGTCAGCCGCCATTATTTCCACCAATCAATTTTTTCGGAATGGAACCAGTGGCTTAGCGATCGAGGGGGAATCAAGTCCAGATATTCGTGGCAATCTCTTTCAGCAAACTACTTTTGGGATGAGTATTCGCCAAGATGCGACTCCCCAAATTACCGAAAATACCTTTACTCAGAACCAAAATGGCATTTTAATTCAAGCTAATGCTAAGCCCGTTTTGCGGGGTAATGCGATCATTAACAATCGCAATTATGGACTCACAATTTCCGATATGGCGAGCCCTGATTTGGGAAAGGTGAATGATGATGGCAACAATACTTTTCAGGGAAATGGCACATTTGATGTGCAAAATGTCAGCCGTAATGCGGTTGCTCTGAGCGGGAATCAATTAGACAGTAAGAGAGTGAAGGGAAATTTGCAATTAGGGAATGTGCGTCAGCCATCCAATCTATTTGCCAATAGTCTTGCGACAAAGCCTACTGCGAGTAGTCCATTACCGAATATAACTGCCCCAAGTAGTCCTTTGATCAAAAGCGATCGCTTCGCCAATATCAATCAACAACTCGAACAACAGATTGCCAGCAGTCAGCCCATGAACTTTGCGCCGAACCTCGATACTCCGCCAGCATTAGTCAGAAATGCTTCATCAAGTCTCAGTAATAACTTTAATTCCACAACCCAAGCTAATAATCCTTTTTGGTATGAACCTGTAACTTCTGTAATCGTTAGAATCACTCCTAAGGGACTCAATTCCCCAATTCCCTCTAATACAGAAATTTCGTCAAACTTACCACCTGTATTAGCATCTCCTCCTAGCGGTGAACCTGTCAATCAACCGATTCAGATTGCGCCTCTTTCCAATACTAGCTTCACTCCACAAAATCCTCCCAAGTATCGTGTAGTTGTGCCTGTTTCTTCCAATAGCGGTGTGGCTCAAGTCCGTCAAATTGTGCCAAATGCTTTTGCATCGAGACTCAATGGTTATTTAGTTGTACAGATTGGAGCCTATAGCGATCGCCGCATTGCCGAAGTACAGGTATCGCGCCTCGCCCAACAAGGTCTATCCGCAAGAATTGAAACAATTAAACCATAA
- a CDS encoding IS1595 family transposase: MADPPRRRGNQRKGKGTMANDRPPVVGTVGRNSGQIRMKVCDNTQQITIQPQVEVTTLPNTTVYTDESDAYNRIPDSGRERQTVCHSQREYARDDDQDGFCEVHCNTMEGIWVGLRNFLRPFRGIHKKYLYLYVAMFEWSYNLR, encoded by the coding sequence ATAGCAGACCCACCAAGACGACGAGGGAATCAACGCAAAGGCAAAGGAACAATGGCAAATGACCGTCCACCTGTTGTCGGCACGGTTGGACGCAACAGTGGTCAGATCCGCATGAAGGTCTGTGACAATACTCAACAAATCACGATTCAGCCGCAGGTAGAGGTAACAACTTTACCAAATACAACAGTCTATACCGATGAATCTGATGCTTACAATCGCATACCTGATTCTGGTCGTGAGCGTCAAACTGTTTGTCACTCTCAGCGCGAGTATGCTCGCGATGACGATCAAGATGGCTTTTGTGAGGTTCATTGCAATACTATGGAGGGGATTTGGGTTGGTTTACGCAATTTCCTGCGTCCCTTTCGCGGTATTCACAAAAAATATTTGTATCTGTATGTAGCCATGTTTGAGTGGTCATACAATCTGCGTTAG
- a CDS encoding IS256 family transposase — protein MNIRKELLDELLQECKTPPDLFGEGGILKQLTTALVERALEAELSTHLGYGKHEPRPEGQTNSRNGYSQKKVQGDFGVAEIAVPRDRQGEFEPQMVKKGQSRLSGLDEKIIALYARGMSVRDIQAQLQEMYGVEVSPTLISNVTDAVIDEVKQWQNRPLEAVYPIVFLDCLVIKVRDNGRVINKSLYFALGVNMDGYKELLGMWISPNEGAKFWLSVLTEIHNRGVKDILIACVDGLTGFPNAIETVFPKTQVQLCIVHMVRNSVAFVPWQQRKQVCADLKAIYSAATESEAEFNLELFAEKWDKQYPSISKSWRSHWANIIPFFAFPTEIRRAIYTTNAIESMNSSLRKVIKSQQIFPSDDAAFKLVYLAMRNISKKWTMPIRDWKPALNRFAILFEDRLHV, from the coding sequence ATGAATATACGCAAAGAATTGCTCGACGAATTGCTGCAAGAATGTAAAACACCACCTGACCTATTCGGAGAAGGAGGCATTCTGAAACAACTGACAACCGCGTTGGTGGAGAGAGCCTTGGAAGCAGAACTATCAACCCATCTGGGATACGGTAAGCACGAACCAAGACCAGAAGGACAAACCAACAGTCGCAATGGCTATAGCCAGAAAAAAGTGCAAGGTGACTTTGGCGTAGCCGAAATCGCAGTCCCCCGAGATCGGCAAGGGGAGTTTGAACCGCAGATGGTGAAGAAAGGACAAAGTCGCTTGTCAGGACTAGATGAAAAGATCATTGCTCTCTACGCACGAGGTATGAGTGTCAGGGATATTCAAGCCCAGTTGCAAGAAATGTATGGTGTTGAAGTATCACCAACACTTATTTCCAATGTTACAGATGCAGTAATTGACGAGGTGAAGCAATGGCAAAACCGTCCCCTTGAAGCAGTCTATCCAATCGTCTTTCTGGACTGTCTAGTCATCAAAGTCCGAGACAATGGCAGAGTGATTAACAAATCCTTGTACTTTGCCTTGGGCGTGAATATGGACGGGTACAAGGAATTACTGGGTATGTGGATTTCTCCGAATGAAGGTGCGAAATTCTGGTTGTCAGTACTCACCGAAATTCACAACCGTGGGGTCAAAGATATTTTGATTGCATGTGTCGATGGCTTGACTGGTTTCCCTAATGCGATTGAGACGGTATTTCCTAAAACTCAGGTGCAGTTATGCATTGTCCACATGGTCAGAAACTCGGTCGCTTTTGTACCTTGGCAACAACGCAAGCAAGTTTGTGCTGACCTCAAGGCTATTTATAGCGCGGCGACGGAATCGGAGGCTGAGTTTAATCTCGAACTCTTTGCTGAAAAGTGGGACAAGCAATATCCATCAATCTCCAAGTCTTGGCGCAGTCATTGGGCAAACATTATCCCCTTCTTTGCTTTCCCGACCGAGATTCGCAGGGCGATTTATACCACCAATGCGATTGAGTCGATGAACAGTAGTTTGCGGAAGGTGATTAAATCCCAACAGATTTTTCCCTCTGATGATGCTGCTTTCAAGCTCGTTTATTTAGCAATGCGGAATATCTCGAAGAAGTGGACGATGCCGATTCGTGATTGGAAACCTGCTCTTAATCGCTTTGCCATCCTCTTCGAGGATCGTCTCCACGTCTAG
- a CDS encoding metallophosphoesterase has translation MRDIAIVTADTPRTLGWLRLVIVSDTHNVDLPISLFPEGDLLIHAGDHTKNGLLTELTDAATWLRSLATRFTYGVVAIAGNHDKPLDVETWLQVASLSHPEERWSSELMTTAQNLFKDNEIDGLSAPMRLLQHSAEEIAGLKFFGSPYIGLTPRRQAMPQDNPLRYEGFARDPQRLIELYADIPSGLDVLITHSPPLGILDSSVQYGGVLREKPIAIGSVALRERLRGLLPDERPRLHIFGHEHDSRGVFWDEELGILFVNAAAVNGDQSIIKQGGDYVMKEGFRPWVIDIRVNP, from the coding sequence ATGAGAGATATCGCGATAGTGACTGCTGATACACCCCGTACTCTAGGATGGTTGCGGTTAGTGATCGTTTCTGACACACATAATGTTGATCTACCTATCTCTCTTTTCCCTGAAGGGGATTTGTTGATTCATGCAGGAGACCACACAAAGAATGGACTTCTTACTGAGCTTACTGATGCGGCAACATGGCTACGTTCGCTAGCGACTCGTTTCACCTACGGCGTTGTGGCGATCGCAGGAAATCATGACAAGCCTCTAGACGTAGAAACATGGCTCCAAGTCGCCTCCCTTTCGCACCCAGAAGAACGATGGAGCAGTGAATTGATGACTACTGCACAGAACTTGTTCAAGGACAACGAAATTGATGGTCTCTCTGCGCCCATGCGTCTACTTCAGCATTCTGCCGAAGAGATAGCAGGGTTGAAATTCTTTGGTTCACCATACATAGGTTTGACACCTCGCCGACAGGCAATGCCCCAAGATAATCCTCTGCGCTACGAGGGTTTTGCTCGCGACCCTCAGCGTTTGATAGAACTTTACGCTGATATACCCTCTGGACTGGATGTGTTGATCACCCATAGCCCACCTCTGGGAATTCTCGACTCCAGCGTGCAATATGGTGGAGTTCTGAGGGAAAAGCCGATTGCAATTGGCAGTGTAGCTCTGCGGGAGCGCCTGCGGGGACTGCTCCCAGATGAGCGCCCCCGACTCCATATTTTTGGGCATGAGCATGACTCTAGAGGTGTATTTTGGGATGAGGAATTGGGAATTCTCTTTGTCAACGCAGCAGCAGTAAATGGCGATCAAAGCATCATTAAGCAGGGAGGGGATTATGTCATGAAGGAAGGCTTCCGTCCTTGGGTCATCGACATCAGGGTGAATCCCTAG
- the recQ gene encoding DNA helicase RecQ: MTSNPLQQALKQYFGYDSFRAGQREIIEAHLAGQDTLAIMPTGGGKSICFQLPALLKTGVTIVVSPLIALMQDQVTALKENGIGATFLNSTLSGRETNQRSQAILNGATKLIYVAPERLFAEQFIEFLNIVKNKIGIAGFAIDEAHCVSEWGHDFRPEYRQLSRLRQFYPDVPVIGLTATATERVREDIIQQLQLQQPYVHVASFNRNNLYYEVVPKQGTEQSYVDLLRQIKRMQGSGIVYCLSRKRVNEIAERLREDGIAAIPYHAGLSAKEREENQTRWIRDDVQVMVATIAFGMGINKPDVRFVIHYDLPKNIEGYYQESGRAGRDGEDSHCTLFLGYGDLETIKYLIAQKVDPHTNEPLEAEQRIAQQQLRQVVDYAEGLACRRTILLRYFGEHFQGDCANCDNCLTPKPMEDWTVEAQKFLSCVARVKERFGAGHVIDILRGSLNKKILQHGHENLSTHGIGKDRSLDEWRQLSRSLIHQGYLTQTTDGYAILKLNDRSWEVMRGQRNVLLPIERDTEPVTVTERETSERPVDVEILFERLRLLRKNLADEQEVPPYVIFSNTTLNQMAEQQPTSRKEFAKLSGVGAKKLEQYADDFIAIILEHHLKYPPAEPEESTNSRVKQESVTPKSKLSKASTQRETLAMYENGLDIDEIARDRGLKPATVWTHLVQLIEAGYAVNCDRLVTPERQNVIYEALEAIGGDSLRNLFDHLREEYSYDEIKIVRAIWLNEKEPL; the protein is encoded by the coding sequence ATGACAAGCAATCCTTTACAGCAAGCTCTCAAACAATACTTTGGTTATGACTCCTTTCGTGCTGGTCAGCGCGAGATTATCGAAGCCCATCTTGCGGGGCAAGACACCTTAGCGATTATGCCCACAGGGGGCGGGAAGTCCATTTGCTTTCAATTGCCAGCTTTATTAAAAACTGGCGTAACGATTGTGGTGTCGCCTTTGATCGCCTTAATGCAGGATCAGGTTACGGCGCTGAAAGAGAATGGGATTGGGGCTACTTTTTTAAATAGTACTTTGTCAGGTCGAGAAACTAATCAGCGATCGCAAGCAATTTTAAATGGAGCGACTAAATTAATCTATGTTGCACCTGAACGCTTGTTTGCCGAGCAGTTTATCGAATTTCTAAATATTGTTAAAAACAAGATTGGCATTGCAGGATTTGCGATCGATGAAGCCCATTGCGTCTCAGAATGGGGACATGATTTTCGTCCTGAATATCGTCAATTGAGTCGTTTGCGGCAGTTCTATCCCGATGTCCCCGTCATTGGCTTGACGGCTACAGCGACAGAGCGAGTCAGGGAAGACATCATTCAACAATTGCAGTTACAACAGCCCTACGTTCATGTTGCTAGCTTCAATCGCAATAATCTTTATTATGAAGTTGTTCCGAAACAAGGAACGGAGCAATCCTATGTGGATTTGCTAAGGCAAATCAAGAGAATGCAAGGCTCAGGGATTGTCTATTGCCTCAGTCGTAAGCGTGTCAATGAAATCGCCGAACGCTTACGAGAGGATGGAATTGCCGCAATTCCCTATCATGCGGGGCTAAGTGCTAAGGAACGGGAAGAAAATCAGACCCGATGGATTCGGGATGATGTGCAGGTAATGGTAGCCACGATCGCTTTTGGAATGGGAATCAATAAACCTGATGTACGGTTTGTGATTCATTACGACTTGCCGAAAAATATTGAAGGCTATTATCAAGAGTCGGGTCGGGCTGGGCGTGATGGGGAAGATTCGCACTGTACTTTGTTTTTGGGTTATGGAGATTTAGAAACGATCAAGTATCTGATTGCTCAAAAGGTCGATCCGCATACCAATGAGCCGTTGGAAGCAGAACAGAGAATTGCTCAACAGCAATTGCGACAAGTCGTTGACTATGCCGAAGGTTTAGCCTGTCGCCGCACGATTCTCTTACGCTATTTTGGCGAACATTTTCAAGGAGATTGCGCCAATTGCGATAACTGCCTAACGCCGAAGCCAATGGAAGATTGGACAGTGGAAGCGCAGAAGTTCTTATCCTGTGTGGCGAGAGTAAAAGAGCGATTTGGCGCAGGTCATGTGATTGATATTTTGCGAGGTTCGCTGAATAAAAAGATTTTGCAACATGGGCATGAAAACCTTTCTACTCACGGTATCGGCAAAGATCGCAGTCTCGATGAATGGCGACAACTTTCGCGATCGCTAATCCATCAGGGTTATTTAACCCAAACTACCGATGGTTACGCCATTCTCAAGCTCAATGATCGTAGTTGGGAAGTGATGCGCGGTCAGCGTAATGTGCTATTACCGATTGAACGGGATACGGAGCCTGTAACAGTCACCGAACGCGAAACGAGCGAACGACCTGTTGATGTGGAAATTCTCTTTGAAAGATTGCGCCTACTTCGCAAAAATCTTGCCGATGAGCAGGAAGTTCCACCCTACGTGATTTTTAGTAATACCACGCTCAATCAAATGGCAGAGCAGCAACCGACAAGCCGCAAGGAATTTGCGAAATTATCGGGTGTTGGTGCAAAAAAATTAGAGCAGTATGCTGATGATTTTATTGCGATCATTCTCGAACATCATCTCAAATATCCACCTGCAGAACCTGAAGAATCGACAAATTCTAGGGTTAAGCAAGAATCAGTCACACCCAAATCAAAACTATCTAAGGCAAGTACCCAGCGTGAAACCTTGGCGATGTATGAGAATGGTCTAGATATTGATGAAATCGCTCGCGATCGCGGATTGAAACCTGCGACAGTCTGGACACATCTGGTGCAACTAATTGAAGCAGGCTATGCGGTTAATTGCGATCGCCTTGTCACTCCCGAACGTCAAAATGTCATTTATGAAGCCCTTGAAGCGATCGGTGGTGATTCGCTCCGCAATCTCTTTGATCATCTACGAGAGGAATATAGCTATGATGAAATCAAGATCGTCCGCGCCATCTGGCTAAACGAGAAAGAACCTTTATAG
- a CDS encoding Uma2 family endonuclease, with protein sequence MTITVSAKTDDPKEIREVKPEIVSDVWARASWEEFLALAEEPSLDKAKFYYDQHLMRIEMSPVGPIHAHENGVVYKVISVFAAFAGICIYEYLNCSFRKTGNAEFQPDMVFYIGTDLKIPPRNNAPVDLNEFDLPTLVVEISATTIQEDLGYKRLLYERLGIQEYWAVNASTSEIFAFAIADGHSGRITQSQVLKGLDISKVEEALHLSYAQNDGEITKWIFQTFAKSPTES encoded by the coding sequence ATGACTATTACGGTTAGCGCAAAAACAGACGATCCTAAAGAGATTAGAGAAGTCAAGCCAGAAATTGTCTCTGATGTTTGGGCAAGAGCCTCTTGGGAAGAATTTTTAGCTCTTGCTGAAGAACCAAGCTTAGATAAGGCTAAATTTTATTATGACCAGCATTTAATGAGGATTGAAATGTCTCCCGTTGGACCAATTCACGCTCACGAGAATGGAGTTGTTTATAAAGTAATTAGTGTATTTGCCGCTTTTGCTGGCATTTGTATTTATGAGTACCTTAACTGTAGTTTCAGAAAGACAGGTAATGCAGAATTTCAACCTGACATGGTGTTTTATATAGGGACTGACTTAAAAATTCCTCCTAGAAATAATGCACCAGTTGATTTAAATGAGTTTGATTTACCCACTTTAGTTGTGGAAATTTCCGCAACGACAATTCAAGAGGATCTAGGTTATAAAAGACTGCTCTATGAACGTTTAGGAATTCAAGAATATTGGGCGGTCAATGCTAGCACTTCAGAGATATTTGCCTTTGCGATCGCTGATGGGCATAGTGGAAGGATTACGCAATCACAAGTTCTGAAAGGTTTAGACATATCTAAAGTCGAAGAAGCATTACATTTAAGTTATGCTCAAAATGACGGTGAAATCACCAAATGGATATTTCAGACTTTCGCGAAATCTCCGACTGAATCCTAA
- the mnmE gene encoding tRNA uridine-5-carboxymethylaminomethyl(34) synthesis GTPase MnmE, whose protein sequence is MSLSDTIAAIATAISPQQGSVGIVRLSGDRAEAIAKQIFHAGGKQVWESHRILYGYVRNPATKAIVDESLLLLMKAPRSFTREDVVEFHCHGGIMAVQQVLNLCLENGARLAEAGEFSLRAFLNGRIDLTQAESINDLVGAKSAQAAQSAIASLRGKLANSLKYLRGKCLNLLTEIEARIDFEDDLPPLDVEWVKSEIKFVAQESQQILATADRGELLRTGLKVAIVGRPNVGKSSLLNAWSRSDRAIVTDLPGTTRDVVDSQLVVGGIPIQVLDTAGIRETEDVVEKIGVERSRQAAQSADLVLMVIDASLGWTEKDTEIYEIVSDRPLIFVMNKIDLALTSPFPQEMGNQNLLPSPFGRGAGGEGIPIVKTAASQNQGIEDLETAILKCIHQDAIAAANLDVAINQRQKACLLRVVQSLENVEIAIADQLPLDFWTIDLRAAISAIGEITGEEVTESVLDQIFSRFCIGK, encoded by the coding sequence ATGAGTCTATCTGACACGATCGCGGCGATCGCTACGGCTATTTCTCCACAACAGGGCAGTGTGGGTATTGTGAGATTATCAGGCGATCGTGCAGAGGCGATCGCCAAGCAAATATTCCATGCAGGGGGAAAACAAGTTTGGGAAAGTCATCGGATTCTCTATGGTTATGTACGTAATCCTGCGACTAAAGCAATAGTTGACGAAAGCCTGTTGCTATTAATGAAAGCACCCCGTTCTTTTACCCGTGAGGATGTGGTGGAATTTCACTGTCATGGGGGAATTATGGCGGTGCAACAGGTGCTAAACCTCTGTTTAGAGAATGGCGCAAGGTTGGCGGAGGCTGGTGAGTTCAGTTTAAGGGCTTTTCTCAATGGTCGCATTGATCTCACACAGGCAGAAAGTATTAATGACTTAGTAGGAGCAAAATCGGCACAGGCGGCACAATCAGCGATCGCTTCTTTGCGTGGTAAGTTAGCTAATTCGCTTAAATATTTGCGCGGCAAATGCTTAAATCTGCTCACGGAAATAGAAGCAAGAATTGATTTTGAAGATGATTTACCACCCCTTGATGTGGAATGGGTGAAGTCAGAAATTAAGTTTGTAGCACAGGAATCACAACAAATTTTAGCAACGGCAGATCGTGGTGAACTACTACGCACAGGCTTAAAAGTGGCGATTGTCGGTCGTCCGAATGTCGGCAAATCGAGCCTGTTAAATGCTTGGAGTCGGAGCGATCGCGCGATCGTTACAGATTTACCAGGGACAACTCGCGATGTGGTCGATTCGCAATTGGTAGTTGGCGGAATTCCCATTCAAGTTCTCGATACAGCAGGCATTCGCGAAACAGAAGATGTTGTAGAGAAGATCGGTGTAGAGCGATCGCGCCAAGCGGCTCAGTCTGCTGATTTAGTGCTAATGGTAATTGATGCGAGTCTGGGCTGGACTGAGAAGGATACAGAAATCTATGAGATTGTTAGCGATCGCCCTTTGATTTTTGTAATGAATAAGATAGATCTTGCTCTCACCTCGCCTTTTCCACAGGAGATGGGGAATCAGAATTTGCTCCCCTCGCCCTTTGGAAGAGGGGCTGGGGGTGAGGGAATTCCCATCGTAAAAACCGCAGCTTCTCAAAATCAGGGTATTGAGGATTTAGAAACCGCTATTCTTAAATGTATTCATCAAGATGCGATCGCTGCTGCAAATCTTGATGTGGCAATTAATCAACGCCAGAAAGCCTGTCTATTAAGGGTTGTGCAATCTTTAGAGAATGTCGAAATTGCGATCGCCGATCAATTGCCACTTGATTTTTGGACAATTGATTTACGGGCTGCCATCAGTGCGATCGGGGAAATCACAGGTGAAGAAGTAACAGAATCAGTCCTCGATCAAATCTTCAGTAGATTCTGTATTGGGAAGTAA